A genome region from Planctomycetota bacterium includes the following:
- a CDS encoding shikimate dehydrogenase translates to MNAGVQEVCCLLGQPVAGNPTQFMIEKAFARLGLDWRYLSFEVPPEALGDAIRGMRAMGFRGGNITKPHKVAVIEFLDRLSPAAEMMGAVNCIVRQDDGKLLGENTDGKGFLESLKELINPAGQRVVLLGAGGAARAIGVELALAGAASIAVVNRSAERGEALAKLLREKASANATYVPWEGEYEIPADAQVVVNATSIGLFEPEARVPVKFDQLASGAVVADVIFNPVDTRFLHEAKARGARTLDGLGMIVNQGAIGFRLWTGLDPDKALMRDAVEEYLGV, encoded by the coding sequence ATCAACGCGGGCGTGCAAGAGGTTTGCTGTCTGCTAGGCCAGCCGGTGGCCGGCAACCCGACCCAGTTCATGATCGAGAAGGCCTTCGCGCGGCTGGGGCTCGATTGGCGCTACCTATCGTTCGAGGTTCCGCCCGAGGCGCTCGGCGACGCGATCCGCGGCATGCGGGCGATGGGTTTCCGGGGCGGCAACATCACCAAGCCCCACAAGGTGGCCGTGATCGAGTTCCTCGATCGATTGTCGCCGGCCGCCGAGATGATGGGGGCGGTCAACTGCATCGTTCGCCAGGACGACGGCAAGTTGCTGGGCGAGAACACCGACGGCAAAGGGTTCCTTGAGTCACTTAAAGAACTGATCAACCCGGCGGGTCAGCGCGTCGTGTTGCTCGGCGCTGGTGGCGCGGCGCGGGCGATCGGCGTCGAATTGGCCTTGGCCGGCGCGGCCAGCATCGCGGTCGTCAATCGTTCAGCCGAGCGAGGCGAGGCACTGGCCAAGCTGTTGCGCGAGAAGGCGTCGGCCAACGCCACGTACGTTCCCTGGGAAGGGGAGTATGAAATCCCGGCCGATGCGCAGGTGGTCGTCAACGCGACGTCGATCGGGCTGTTCGAGCCGGAGGCGCGCGTGCCGGTCAAGTTCGATCAACTCGCGTCGGGCGCGGTCGTGGCCGACGTGATCTTCAATCCGGTCGACACGCGGTTCCTGCACGAAGCCAAAGCCCGCGGCGCGCGGACGCTCGACGGCCTGGGGATGATCGTCAATCAAGGAGCGATCGGCTTCCGGTTGTGGACGGGGCTGGACCCCGACAAAGCGCTGATGCGCGACGCCGTGGAAGAATACCTGGGCGTGTGA
- a CDS encoding Re/Si-specific NAD(P)(+) transhydrogenase subunit alpha, with protein sequence MKLGIIKETFPGETRVAAVPATLAPLQKAGLTVIVESGAGMAAGFPDHTYADRGALVVPSRAEVFAQSDLLAQVRTLGANLEAGITDLGLLRSGQTVLGFSDPLTSLDAAQQLAARGVNLLAMELIPRITRAQSMDALSSMATISGYKAVLLAAAELPKMFPMMMTAAGTISPAKVLVLGAGVAGLQAIASARRLGAVVEAYDVRAVVKEQVQSLGAKFLDLPLETTNAQDKGGYAKALDDETIRKQRELLTKAVAANDVVITTAAVPGKKAPVMVTREMVEGMTPGSVVCDLAAERGGNCELTKPGETITYREIRIMGPLNLPATVPHHASQMYAKNVATLLCHLVHGGEMKLNLDDEITRESLVVHGGQVVNQRVKDLIAAAGH encoded by the coding sequence ATGAAGCTCGGCATTATCAAGGAAACCTTCCCCGGCGAGACGCGGGTGGCGGCGGTCCCGGCGACGCTAGCCCCCCTGCAAAAAGCAGGTTTAACCGTCATCGTCGAAAGCGGCGCCGGCATGGCGGCCGGTTTTCCCGACCACACGTACGCCGACCGGGGCGCGCTGGTCGTGCCGTCACGAGCCGAAGTCTTTGCCCAGTCGGACCTCCTGGCCCAGGTGCGGACGCTGGGGGCGAATCTCGAAGCGGGCATCACCGACCTCGGACTGTTGCGCAGTGGTCAAACGGTGCTGGGCTTTTCCGACCCGCTCACGTCGCTCGACGCGGCCCAGCAACTGGCCGCGCGCGGCGTGAACCTGCTGGCGATGGAACTCATTCCGCGGATCACGCGGGCCCAGAGTATGGACGCGCTGTCGAGCATGGCCACGATCTCGGGCTACAAGGCGGTGCTGCTGGCGGCGGCCGAGCTGCCCAAGATGTTCCCCATGATGATGACCGCGGCCGGCACGATCTCGCCAGCCAAGGTGCTGGTCCTGGGAGCTGGCGTGGCGGGCTTGCAAGCGATTGCCTCGGCGCGGCGACTGGGTGCCGTGGTCGAAGCCTACGACGTGCGCGCGGTCGTCAAGGAGCAAGTGCAAAGCCTGGGCGCCAAGTTCCTCGACCTGCCACTCGAAACCACCAATGCCCAGGACAAGGGTGGCTACGCCAAGGCGCTGGACGACGAGACGATTCGCAAGCAGCGCGAGCTGCTGACCAAAGCCGTCGCTGCCAACGATGTGGTCATCACCACGGCCGCGGTCCCTGGCAAAAAGGCCCCGGTCATGGTTACCCGCGAGATGGTCGAAGGAATGACGCCCGGCTCGGTGGTGTGCGATCTGGCGGCCGAGCGAGGGGGCAACTGCGAGCTGACGAAACCAGGCGAGACGATCACCTATCGCGAGATTCGCATCATGGGGCCGCTGAACTTGCCGGCCACGGTGCCGCACCACGCCAGTCAGATGTACGCCAAGAACGTGGCGACGTTGCTGTGCCACCTGGTCCACGGCGGCGAGATGAAACTGAACCTCGACGACGAGATCACGCGCGAGTCGCTGGTCGTGCATGGCGGGCAAGTGGTGAATCAGCGCGTGAAAGATTTGATCGCCGCGGCCGGCCACTAG
- a CDS encoding NAD(P) transhydrogenase subunit alpha, with amino-acid sequence MPPTEAAVDLGAPITAILELYVFVLAGFVGYQLITRVPPLLHTPLMSATNAISGISLVGSLVAAGSQSSTASTVLGLVAVTAATINVVGGFMITDRMLKMFKRQEKQQ; translated from the coding sequence ATGCCTCCGACCGAAGCGGCCGTTGACCTGGGCGCGCCGATTACCGCGATCCTGGAATTGTACGTGTTCGTGCTGGCCGGCTTTGTCGGCTATCAGTTGATCACGCGCGTGCCGCCGCTGCTTCACACGCCGCTGATGTCGGCCACGAACGCCATCTCGGGCATTTCGCTGGTCGGGTCGCTGGTTGCGGCGGGCAGCCAATCGAGCACCGCCAGCACCGTTCTGGGACTCGTGGCGGTCACGGCCGCCACCATCAACGTCGTGGGCGGGTTCATGATTACCGATCGCATGCTCAAGATGTTCAAGCGGCAGGAAAAGCAGCAATGA
- a CDS encoding epimerase produces the protein MISPSDNKRVVIAGGSGFLGVSLAFHLAERGWNVTILSRHAPKPPGPWRHVPWDARSLGDWKRELDGAAGLVNLTGRNVDCLKTPGHQDEILRSRIESTRVLGAAMRAIEGPPPVWVQMSTAHIYGDPPEVWCDEDSPPGVGLAPTVGTAWEAAFREAVLPTQRGVVLRTSFVLGRDRGAGCGALRRLMPLARLGLAGRIGSGRQGMSWIHETDMNRLFERALTNPTMRGTYVASAPAPVSQIEFMRSLRRAVRMPIGLPASAWLVRLMVGHVLRTDPDLALYGRYVVSKRLAAEGFEFQFPTLDAALDEIIANRQPKSAITQHSSIAGDAAHKASICSATRLPERVAASMPQGMLSAWQPAK, from the coding sequence ATGATTTCACCAAGCGACAACAAACGAGTCGTGATTGCCGGCGGATCGGGCTTCCTGGGCGTTTCGTTGGCGTTTCACCTGGCCGAGCGGGGCTGGAACGTGACAATCCTCTCGCGTCACGCGCCAAAACCACCGGGTCCGTGGCGACATGTCCCCTGGGACGCCCGGTCGCTCGGCGACTGGAAACGCGAACTTGACGGCGCGGCCGGGCTGGTGAACCTGACTGGGCGTAACGTCGACTGCCTGAAGACGCCGGGCCATCAAGACGAAATCCTCCGCTCGCGCATCGAGTCGACGCGCGTCCTCGGCGCGGCAATGCGCGCGATCGAAGGGCCGCCGCCCGTCTGGGTGCAAATGAGCACGGCACATATCTATGGCGACCCGCCCGAGGTCTGGTGCGACGAAGACTCACCTCCCGGCGTCGGACTGGCCCCGACCGTGGGCACCGCCTGGGAAGCAGCCTTTCGCGAGGCGGTACTGCCAACACAGCGTGGCGTTGTGCTGCGGACCAGTTTCGTCCTGGGACGCGACCGCGGGGCAGGTTGCGGCGCCTTGCGGCGGTTGATGCCGCTGGCGCGCCTGGGTCTGGCGGGGCGTATCGGCTCAGGTCGTCAAGGGATGAGTTGGATTCATGAGACTGATATGAATCGGCTCTTCGAGCGTGCCCTGACCAATCCAACCATGCGCGGCACCTACGTCGCCTCGGCGCCAGCGCCTGTTTCGCAAATTGAATTCATGCGCAGCCTGCGCCGCGCGGTACGCATGCCGATCGGCCTGCCGGCTAGCGCCTGGCTCGTCCGGCTAATGGTCGGCCACGTGTTACGCACCGATCCCGACCTGGCCCTTTACGGTCGCTACGTCGTCTCGAAACGATTGGCCGCCGAGGGTTTCGAGTTCCAGTTCCCGACGCTTGACGCGGCCCTTGATGAGATCATCGCCAATCGCCAGCCAAAGTCGGCCATTACGCAACACTCGTCAATCGCTGGCGACGCCGCTCACAAGGCGTCGATCTGTTCGGCCACGCGGTTGCCCGAGCGGGTGGCCGCGTCCATGCCCCAGGGCATGTTGTCGGCGTGGCAGCCGGCAAAGTGA
- a CDS encoding trypsin-like peptidase domain-containing protein: MNESYTPHPAVVRVVVPERDGLSLGTGTLVDVRGSYALVVSNWHVVRDATGQLHVIFPDGFRSTAYVLKVDRDWDLAALAVWRPNIAPVQVARSVPRAGDRLTIAGYGDGSYRAAQGACGAQYLAPGVGMPHDIIELSAEARQGDSGGPIFNQQGELAGVLFGSAQGMTSGSHALRLRWFLQSIVPDKELGHWDPTAVAQASPAAVMQPNTTTVAAANPLEPRAAPAQTFDVPIGGATATSTMSSVGPTTSVAGTLVSSGDNAAILPTAIPADGYPHQPHDLSDAGGDAGFDWRVFVGTSAIEQIKAALALVGLLVLVERGLQWLVSSAQAPAKAKKLPAMPSDG, encoded by the coding sequence ATGAACGAGTCGTACACGCCCCACCCGGCCGTGGTGCGCGTGGTTGTGCCCGAGCGCGACGGGCTGTCGCTGGGAACCGGCACGCTGGTCGACGTCCGCGGGTCGTACGCCCTGGTGGTCAGCAATTGGCACGTGGTCCGCGACGCGACCGGGCAGTTGCACGTGATCTTTCCCGATGGCTTCCGCTCGACGGCTTATGTGCTGAAGGTCGATCGCGATTGGGACTTGGCGGCGCTGGCCGTCTGGCGGCCGAACATCGCGCCGGTGCAAGTGGCGCGCAGCGTCCCACGGGCCGGCGACCGGCTGACCATTGCGGGCTACGGCGATGGCAGCTATCGGGCCGCGCAAGGAGCTTGCGGCGCGCAGTACCTGGCCCCGGGCGTCGGCATGCCGCACGATATCATCGAACTGTCAGCCGAAGCCCGGCAGGGTGACTCGGGCGGCCCGATCTTCAACCAGCAAGGTGAACTGGCCGGCGTGTTGTTCGGCTCGGCCCAGGGCATGACCAGCGGCAGCCACGCGCTGCGACTGCGCTGGTTCCTGCAATCGATTGTCCCCGACAAGGAACTGGGACATTGGGATCCGACGGCTGTGGCACAAGCATCGCCGGCGGCCGTGATGCAACCGAACACGACGACGGTTGCCGCCGCCAATCCGCTGGAGCCGCGCGCCGCGCCGGCCCAGACGTTCGACGTGCCGATTGGCGGCGCCACGGCCACCTCGACCATGTCGTCGGTGGGACCGACCACGAGCGTCGCCGGCACGCTCGTGTCGAGCGGCGACAATGCCGCAATTTTGCCGACGGCGATTCCGGCCGACGGCTATCCACACCAGCCACATGATTTGTCCGATGCCGGCGGCGATGCTGGCTTTGACTGGCGCGTGTTCGTCGGCACCTCGGCGATCGAGCAGATCAAAGCGGCGCTGGCACTGGTGGGGCTGCTGGTGCTCGTCGAGCGCGGCTTGCAATGGCTGGTGAGTAGCGCCCAAGCGCCGGCCAAAGCGAAAAAGCTCCCTGCCATGCCCTCGGACGGCTAG
- a CDS encoding NAD(P)(+) transhydrogenase (Re/Si-specific) subunit beta, with amino-acid sequence MNRQYLIQFAYLVASVLFILGIRGLTRPDQARRGMQLAALGMLAAVIGTLMNHMIVDYTWILVGLVIGSIIGAIMSVFMPMTAIPQRTAISHAFGALAATLVGVAEYYDHVGHIDSVKMAALGFEVMFGSLTITGSFMAFGKLQGFVKSSPVTYPLQNASNIGLFILAFLLFIFLIFNPTAQWAFYAMVVIGLAVGVLIVLPIGGADMPVVISLLNSYAGLASSATGFAIHNNVLIIAGALDGASGFLLSILMSKAMNRSFTNVIFGAFGGGDTAAGPAKSAKDLTVNAISAEDAAMQLAYARSVIIVPGYGMAVAQAQHQVRELAELVEKHGGEVKYAIHPVAGRMPGHMNVLLAEANVPYDRLYDMDEINSEFQRADVALVIGANDVVNPAARNDPSSPIHGMPILNVDQAKRVIVIKRSMNPGFAGIENELFYQENTSMYFGDGKKAVLELVSAIKAL; translated from the coding sequence ATGAACCGACAGTACCTGATCCAATTCGCGTACCTGGTCGCCTCGGTGCTGTTCATCCTGGGCATTCGCGGGCTGACGCGCCCGGACCAGGCACGACGCGGCATGCAGTTGGCCGCGCTGGGCATGTTGGCGGCCGTGATCGGCACGCTGATGAACCACATGATCGTCGACTACACCTGGATCCTGGTCGGCTTAGTGATCGGTTCGATCATCGGCGCGATCATGTCGGTTTTCATGCCGATGACCGCCATTCCTCAGCGGACGGCCATCTCGCACGCCTTTGGCGCGCTGGCGGCCACGCTGGTCGGTGTGGCCGAATACTACGATCACGTCGGCCACATCGACAGTGTCAAGATGGCCGCGCTTGGCTTCGAGGTGATGTTCGGCTCGCTAACGATCACCGGCAGCTTCATGGCCTTTGGCAAGTTGCAAGGCTTTGTCAAAAGCTCGCCCGTCACCTATCCGCTGCAAAATGCGTCGAACATCGGGCTGTTCATTCTGGCGTTTCTGCTGTTCATCTTCTTGATCTTCAATCCCACGGCCCAGTGGGCGTTTTACGCGATGGTCGTCATCGGACTGGCCGTCGGGGTGCTAATCGTCTTGCCCATCGGCGGTGCCGACATGCCCGTGGTGATTTCGCTGTTGAACAGCTACGCCGGTCTGGCGTCGTCGGCCACGGGTTTCGCCATTCACAACAATGTGTTAATCATCGCCGGCGCGCTCGACGGGGCGTCGGGGTTCTTGTTGTCGATCTTGATGAGCAAGGCGATGAATCGCTCGTTCACCAACGTGATCTTCGGCGCCTTCGGTGGTGGTGACACGGCGGCCGGCCCGGCCAAGAGTGCCAAGGACCTGACGGTCAACGCCATCTCGGCCGAAGACGCCGCCATGCAGTTGGCCTATGCCCGCAGCGTGATCATCGTGCCGGGCTATGGCATGGCCGTGGCCCAGGCCCAGCACCAGGTGCGCGAGCTGGCCGAGTTGGTCGAGAAGCACGGCGGCGAAGTGAAGTACGCCATTCACCCGGTGGCGGGGCGCATGCCCGGACATATGAACGTGCTGCTGGCCGAAGCGAACGTGCCGTACGATCGGCTTTACGATATGGATGAGATTAACTCCGAGTTCCAACGCGCCGACGTGGCGCTGGTGATCGGAGCCAACGACGTCGTGAATCCGGCGGCGCGAAACGATCCATCCAGCCCGATTCACGGCATGCCCATTCTGAATGTCGATCAGGCCAAGCGCGTGATCGTCATCAAGCGAAGCATGAACCCGGGCTTCGCCGGCATCGAGAACGAGCTGTTCTATCAAGAGAACACCAGCATGTACTTCGGCGACGGCAAGAAGGCTGTGCTGGAGCTCGTCTCAGCGATCAAAGCGCTGTAG
- a CDS encoding CocE/NonD family hydrolase: protein MTTPPAPIAPLRASNDSAHESVACTTVRVPMPDGVELVGDLYIPPGAGPWPAVLTRTPYEAADLHERGHMYAAHGYLFLVVDVRGRYRSPGQWDPMIHETVDGPATIAWLAAHPSCDGRVATRGASYSGANQLMAAPHAPSALKAMSVRSAPADAFENVPFQGGAYELSDLDWAWENSGRTSLYDPLEAEMDDASRAASARAALTARPLIDADLRLGVRSELLRTWMQHWKLDKYWERRAWLPALTAARVPALHVSGWWDNNARGSVLAFQAMGGAAGGQRLLIGPWDHSMIAPQVTDLPEHEQALVLRAAWRKPATDELAWFEHHLKGQPNRLAPVEVFVTGDWNWHEWPDWPLPAETQDWHLGADGSIAQKRAKRGERSYDFDPARPNTISSATTFPIEPFPYNTALDERDDVLVYRSTPLDDELFVAGDVSAAIVGSSTALDCDWVVRLVDEYPDGRAICVRDGILRSRFRRGFARPRLLTPGRKETFNVNLWHIAHRFRAGHRLRVEIASSALGRWDVNLQDGGDLATATTPVVSRQTVHSGPRGSHLRLPVAAGAALAWER, encoded by the coding sequence ATGACCACGCCGCCGGCGCCAATTGCGCCGCTGCGAGCGTCAAACGACTCGGCTCACGAGTCGGTGGCCTGCACCACGGTTCGCGTCCCCATGCCTGACGGTGTCGAGTTGGTGGGGGATCTGTACATTCCGCCGGGGGCTGGCCCTTGGCCCGCGGTGCTCACGCGCACTCCTTACGAAGCGGCCGACTTGCACGAGCGCGGGCACATGTACGCCGCGCACGGTTACTTGTTTTTGGTCGTCGATGTCCGCGGGCGCTATCGCAGCCCGGGGCAGTGGGATCCGATGATCCACGAAACGGTCGATGGGCCGGCCACGATCGCCTGGCTGGCGGCCCATCCAAGCTGCGACGGTCGGGTGGCCACACGCGGCGCTTCGTACAGCGGCGCGAACCAGCTCATGGCCGCGCCTCATGCGCCCAGCGCGCTGAAAGCAATGAGCGTCCGATCGGCGCCGGCCGACGCCTTTGAGAATGTTCCGTTTCAGGGAGGCGCGTACGAGCTGTCCGACTTGGACTGGGCGTGGGAGAACAGCGGCCGCACATCGCTGTACGATCCGCTGGAAGCGGAGATGGACGATGCCAGCCGGGCCGCCAGCGCCCGGGCCGCGCTGACGGCGCGTCCATTGATCGACGCCGACTTGCGCTTGGGTGTGCGCAGCGAACTGCTCCGTACTTGGATGCAGCACTGGAAGCTCGACAAATACTGGGAGCGTCGCGCCTGGCTGCCGGCGCTTACCGCGGCGCGCGTGCCCGCGCTGCACGTGTCGGGCTGGTGGGACAATAACGCTCGCGGCAGCGTGCTGGCGTTTCAAGCCATGGGGGGTGCGGCCGGTGGACAGCGATTGTTGATCGGTCCCTGGGATCACTCAATGATCGCGCCACAGGTTACCGACCTGCCCGAGCATGAACAGGCGCTGGTGCTGCGTGCCGCCTGGCGCAAGCCGGCGACCGATGAGTTGGCCTGGTTCGAGCATCATCTGAAGGGGCAGCCAAACCGACTGGCTCCGGTCGAGGTTTTCGTCACCGGCGACTGGAACTGGCACGAATGGCCTGATTGGCCGCTACCCGCCGAGACGCAGGATTGGCATCTGGGGGCCGATGGTTCGATTGCGCAGAAACGGGCCAAGCGCGGGGAGCGGAGCTATGACTTCGACCCCGCGCGGCCCAACACGATCAGCTCGGCCACGACCTTTCCGATCGAGCCCTTCCCCTACAACACGGCGCTGGACGAGCGCGACGATGTGCTGGTCTATCGCTCGACGCCGCTCGACGACGAGCTATTCGTGGCCGGTGACGTCTCGGCCGCGATCGTCGGCAGCTCGACGGCGCTCGATTGCGATTGGGTGGTGCGGCTGGTTGACGAGTACCCCGATGGCCGGGCCATTTGCGTGCGCGACGGCATTTTGCGTAGCCGCTTCCGTCGTGGTTTCGCCCGTCCTCGGTTACTGACGCCAGGTCGCAAAGAAACATTCAACGTCAACCTCTGGCACATCGCTCATCGATTCCGCGCGGGGCATCGGCTGCGGGTCGAGATCGCGTCGTCGGCGCTGGGACGCTGGGATGTGAACTTGCAAGACGGAGGCGACCTGGCCACGGCGACCACGCCCGTCGTGTCGCGGCAAACGGTTCACAGCGGCCCGCGCGGCTCGCACCTTCGACTGCCCGTCGCGGCGGGAGCGGCCCTCGCATGGGAGCGTTAA
- the rplM gene encoding 50S ribosomal protein L13 — protein sequence MKTFLAKPAEVEHKWFIVDGKDKVVGRLASDIAMVLMGKHRPTYTPHVDTGDYVIVINAEQMVMTGRKLEQKQYTWYTGHTRLRSETAGERLAKNPHEMLSEAVRRMLPKNKLATKMLAKLKVYTGSEHPHQAQMPEPKDLGAK from the coding sequence ATGAAGACGTTTTTGGCCAAGCCCGCCGAAGTCGAACACAAGTGGTTCATTGTTGACGGCAAAGACAAGGTCGTCGGTCGTTTGGCATCGGATATCGCGATGGTGTTGATGGGCAAGCACCGCCCCACGTACACGCCGCACGTCGACACGGGCGATTATGTGATCGTGATCAATGCCGAGCAGATGGTCATGACCGGCCGCAAGCTCGAGCAGAAGCAATACACCTGGTACACCGGCCACACGCGGCTGCGCAGCGAAACGGCCGGCGAGCGGTTGGCCAAGAACCCCCACGAGATGCTCAGCGAAGCCGTCCGCCGGATGTTGCCCAAGAACAAGCTGGCGACCAAGATGCTGGCCAAGCTCAAGGTTTACACCGGCAGCGAGCACCCGCACCAGGCGCAAATGCCCGAGCCGAAAGATTTGGGCGCTAAGTAA
- a CDS encoding agmatine deiminase family protein, with product MRLALVGMLVAASFAGGIYVAQRATPRKSTLVPAEALTPGRVVAEFERQDAMMLGCNELVDIYPETLIDLVRELDGHIAIVALVRSQEQRVQMIELLHKHGLSSDNIHYFVWPAASMWVQDFGPQVVVGDEPRIVDFEYHYPNRGFDGLLPAAFASWCGLPLDHSNLALEGGCWLTNGQGLCLATNTLVNMNLERGHKLPEIASALRKHLNFNKLTHLQQLKGEPLGHIDMFLTLTGPNVAVVASCDPGEDPENAKILDDNVRALAEIQTSSGPMSVVRLPMPTHRDGQWRTYNNVLFANDVLLVPQYPGVASDLDRQAIETFQRLLPAWKVVGIDCTKLIEHRGALHCISLNIPRLPTALLGD from the coding sequence ATGCGCTTGGCGCTGGTGGGGATGCTGGTCGCAGCCAGCTTCGCCGGCGGCATCTATGTTGCGCAACGCGCGACGCCGCGCAAGTCGACCCTGGTGCCAGCGGAGGCGCTCACTCCTGGACGCGTCGTGGCCGAGTTCGAGCGTCAAGACGCCATGATGCTCGGCTGCAACGAATTGGTCGACATCTACCCGGAAACGCTGATCGACCTGGTTCGTGAACTCGACGGTCACATCGCGATCGTCGCGCTCGTCCGCTCGCAAGAGCAACGCGTGCAGATGATCGAACTACTGCACAAGCATGGGCTGTCGAGCGACAACATCCACTACTTCGTGTGGCCCGCGGCGTCGATGTGGGTGCAGGACTTTGGCCCCCAGGTGGTCGTCGGGGACGAGCCCCGCATCGTCGACTTTGAATATCACTATCCAAACCGAGGGTTTGACGGCTTGCTGCCGGCCGCGTTCGCGTCGTGGTGTGGCTTGCCGCTGGATCACTCGAACCTGGCGCTCGAAGGAGGCTGCTGGCTCACCAACGGCCAGGGACTGTGCCTGGCAACGAATACTCTGGTGAACATGAATCTCGAGCGCGGTCACAAGCTGCCCGAGATCGCCAGCGCCCTGCGCAAGCATTTGAACTTCAACAAGCTGACCCACTTGCAGCAGTTGAAGGGCGAGCCGCTGGGACATATCGATATGTTCCTGACCCTCACCGGGCCGAACGTCGCGGTCGTGGCCAGTTGCGACCCCGGCGAAGACCCCGAGAACGCCAAGATTTTGGACGACAATGTCCGGGCACTCGCCGAGATTCAAACCAGCAGCGGACCAATGAGCGTGGTGCGATTGCCCATGCCCACGCACCGTGACGGCCAATGGCGGACCTACAACAATGTCTTGTTCGCCAACGATGTGCTGCTGGTGCCGCAGTATCCGGGCGTGGCGTCCGACCTTGACCGCCAAGCGATCGAGACGTTTCAGCGTCTGCTTCCCGCGTGGAAGGTCGTCGGCATCGATTGCACCAAGCTGATCGAGCACCGCGGCGCGCTGCATTGCATCTCGCTGAACATTCCGCGATTGCCGACGGCGCTGCTCGGCGACTAG
- the rpsI gene encoding 30S ribosomal protein S9 yields the protein MAEATVVKGTPGDALGTGRRKTSIARVRLHAGSGKVVVNGRPAEEYFKNERDLADVLAPLVATDRRSAVDVTINAHGGGSTGQAGAIKLGISRALKLFDASLEPALRQNSLLTRDSRMKERKHYGLRGARRGTQFSKR from the coding sequence ATGGCAGAGGCCACTGTTGTAAAGGGAACGCCCGGCGACGCATTGGGCACCGGTCGTCGCAAGACTTCGATCGCTCGTGTGCGGCTGCACGCCGGCTCGGGCAAAGTGGTGGTCAATGGCCGCCCGGCCGAAGAGTACTTCAAGAACGAGCGCGACTTGGCCGACGTGCTGGCCCCGCTGGTGGCGACCGATCGCCGCAGCGCGGTCGACGTGACCATCAATGCCCACGGCGGCGGTTCGACCGGCCAGGCCGGCGCAATCAAGCTGGGCATCTCCCGGGCACTGAAGCTGTTCGACGCTTCGCTGGAACCGGCGCTGCGACAGAACAGCCTGCTGACGCGCGATAGCCGCATGAAGGAACGCAAGCACTACGGTCTGCGTGGCGCCCGCCGCGGCACCCAGTTCTCGAAGCGTTAA